One segment of Metallosphaera cuprina Ar-4 DNA contains the following:
- a CDS encoding TrmB family transcriptional regulator, which yields MSRDLVDDILGRVSKFASILGISRSELKIYSTLLLDGRSNARDLSRKLNISYTKIYSILNKLEDRGWIRKIGKRPVTYEAVSLRDLWSNIKRILELKVNEFEKEFIEPLSSMIDSTSAYTVVVVPPAGLKKTLIDVLNEPSNRYLIAISFSELIDEEVYQLINTKSFNSEVRLILQKGIRLPEKSSIEIRILDNMFGSGVVTSSSVMLVIRSHDNLSSIISNHRYLVDIAQVYFAHLWDQAIPISTNP from the coding sequence ATGAGTAGAGACCTAGTAGACGATATCTTAGGAAGAGTAAGTAAGTTCGCTTCTATATTAGGAATATCTAGAAGTGAACTTAAAATATATTCTACACTTCTTCTAGATGGCCGTAGCAACGCGAGGGATTTATCAAGAAAGTTAAACATCTCCTATACAAAGATTTATTCGATCCTGAATAAATTGGAAGATAGAGGATGGATTAGGAAGATAGGTAAGAGACCAGTTACCTACGAGGCAGTATCATTGAGAGATCTATGGTCAAATATAAAAAGGATTCTAGAGTTGAAAGTTAATGAATTTGAAAAGGAATTTATTGAACCTCTCTCTTCTATGATAGATTCTACTTCAGCTTACACCGTTGTTGTTGTCCCTCCTGCCGGTTTGAAGAAAACGTTAATAGACGTGCTAAACGAGCCTAGTAACAGATATTTAATTGCTATCTCTTTCTCAGAACTGATTGATGAGGAGGTGTACCAATTAATTAACACTAAATCCTTTAATTCAGAGGTTAGACTGATTTTGCAGAAAGGGATAAGACTACCTGAGAAATCATCAATAGAAATTAGAATATTGGACAATATGTTCGGAAGCGGTGTAGTTACCTCCTCTTCCGTTATGTTGGTAATTCGATCCCATGATAACTTATCTAGCATTATATCTAATCACAGATACCTTGTCGATATAGCTCAGGTATATTTTGCTCACTTGTGGGATCAAGCCATTCCTATAAGCACAAATCCTTAA
- a CDS encoding ribbon-helix-helix domain-containing protein has protein sequence MKIITVKLPEQFLEAMDELVNTGRYETRSEVIRAAIGDFIRKELWIKD, from the coding sequence ATGAAAATAATAACCGTTAAACTTCCTGAACAGTTCCTAGAAGCTATGGATGAGCTAGTAAACACAGGGAGATATGAAACTAGAAGTGAGGTAATAAGGGCAGCTATTGGTGATTTTATAAGAAAGGAGTTATGGATTAAAGATTAG
- a CDS encoding tRNA (adenine-N1)-methyltransferase: MLVNVTIKEGDLVVVWIDPKRVYLVRLERGRRLDTDKGFILFDDIIGKEYGVSIKLIKGNAYIMYPTIDYIYNGLHRPSQVLYPKDIGYMIFKSGIKPGDVVVEAGTGSGFLTIILSNFLGENGRVITYDLREDMQERARKNLETLGLSKRVTFKIGDVRNRIDETGVDSIFLDMPDPWLATANAYEALKPSGSLIVFVPTVNQVEKAFTSLRKNGFVDVEAVELLVREYQIKDGATRPKSIGVMHTGYIISGRKSIKGSSEIVE; encoded by the coding sequence ATGTTAGTTAACGTGACCATAAAAGAAGGAGACTTAGTTGTAGTTTGGATCGACCCAAAGAGGGTGTACTTGGTAAGGTTAGAAAGGGGCAGGAGGCTAGATACAGACAAGGGATTCATTTTGTTTGATGATATAATTGGAAAAGAGTACGGAGTCTCGATTAAGTTGATCAAAGGTAACGCTTATATAATGTATCCGACCATTGATTACATCTATAATGGTTTACATAGGCCTTCTCAAGTTCTTTACCCAAAGGACATAGGATATATGATCTTTAAATCCGGAATTAAGCCCGGAGACGTTGTAGTGGAGGCAGGGACGGGATCAGGGTTTCTTACCATTATACTCTCTAACTTTTTAGGCGAGAACGGAAGAGTGATAACCTACGATCTTAGAGAGGATATGCAAGAGAGAGCTAGAAAGAACCTAGAGACTTTAGGGTTATCTAAGAGGGTGACATTCAAAATAGGTGATGTGAGAAATAGGATAGATGAAACTGGTGTGGACTCTATATTTTTAGACATGCCAGATCCTTGGTTGGCCACAGCTAACGCGTATGAGGCCCTTAAGCCATCTGGTAGCTTAATTGTGTTCGTTCCTACGGTTAACCAGGTAGAGAAAGCTTTCACATCACTTAGGAAAAACGGATTCGTTGACGTAGAGGCAGTAGAGCTTCTTGTTAGGGAGTATCAAATAAAGGATGGAGCAACTAGACCTAAAAGCATAGGTGTTATGCATACAGGTTACATCATTTCAGGTAGAAAATCAATAAAAGGAAGTTCTGAAATAGTTGAGTGA
- a CDS encoding V0D/AC39 family V-type ATPase subunit: MSSTAAYITSVSRLFKSTTLTKGTLNELLSSKDWKELLSILKEKGILEENLDSVEKAEIVLRKKALARLQELYNLSNSVKLARDIVLGYIYQQTLDEFTYLVSLVWNKIKGDTSKLLYLQGKVDQIPSSMEELNSILQGTIHGQALSFAVSKGPKDLSQLNSLLDYFFIYYMNSLTEGLKGEWKVSANSILCEYKDYYSASIAIRQKLNLGIRCRLNEDDIRDLSSSKSSEEITNILRRTVYSRNLDLSSIYSALASFHTLARSASRVGALSVFMGSPFNPIVAMGVSQLIRLDTEDLIMLLNGTKLGYLPERLKGYMSFQLI, encoded by the coding sequence GTGAGCTCTACAGCTGCCTATATTACCTCAGTATCAAGGCTTTTCAAATCCACAACTTTGACTAAAGGCACGCTGAACGAGTTGCTCTCCTCTAAGGATTGGAAGGAGCTTTTAAGTATACTAAAAGAAAAGGGAATATTGGAAGAAAACCTTGACAGCGTGGAGAAGGCAGAGATAGTATTAAGGAAAAAAGCGTTGGCTAGGCTTCAGGAGTTATACAATCTTTCAAATTCAGTCAAACTAGCAAGAGATATAGTTTTAGGTTACATTTATCAACAAACATTAGACGAATTTACATATCTAGTGTCATTAGTTTGGAATAAGATAAAGGGCGACACCTCCAAGCTATTATATTTACAAGGAAAGGTAGATCAGATACCATCAAGTATGGAAGAGTTAAACTCTATACTTCAAGGAACCATACACGGCCAAGCTCTATCCTTTGCCGTGTCTAAAGGGCCTAAAGATTTATCTCAATTAAACTCACTTTTGGACTACTTTTTCATATATTACATGAACTCACTTACAGAGGGATTGAAGGGTGAATGGAAAGTATCTGCCAATTCAATCCTTTGCGAATATAAGGATTATTACTCTGCGAGTATCGCAATTAGGCAAAAATTAAATCTAGGAATAAGATGTCGCCTTAACGAGGACGACATTAGAGATCTATCTTCTTCCAAATCTTCAGAAGAAATTACAAATATATTGAGAAGAACAGTTTATTCTAGAAACTTAGATCTGTCTTCAATATACTCAGCGTTGGCCTCTTTTCACACCCTGGCTAGGAGTGCTTCGCGCGTAGGTGCGTTGAGTGTGTTCATGGGATCGCCGTTTAATCCAATAGTGGCAATGGGAGTGTCACAGCTCATTAGATTAGATACGGAAGATCTGATTATGTTGTTGAACGGTACTAAACTTGGATATCTACCTGAAAGGTTGAAGGGCTATATGTCCTTTCAGCTGATTTAA
- a CDS encoding aldo/keto reductase, protein MLFRDFGRTGIKVSQLGIGMWSLVTDWWGRPDKARDIIKAAIDLDINFFDTADMYGNGKAEEILGDSVKTKRDKVIILTKIGYDFYTSPERPKQRYDIEYLNMTVKKSLKRLQTDYIDILMLHNPKLKDISNKDLLEFMKSLKSDGIARVIGVALGPTLGWENEGLKAIEVGYESLEHIFNIIELYPGMRLLKHNIGHVVRVPHSSDVLNDSKWPLRYDPKLHRRFKTQVWIDKAVERTLDLRNFALSRGLKLNELALAFVWSFENVSTVVPNITTIEELRESEKSTRVILNEDDVEYIIQYYEKNYKELNEESIKETEIYK, encoded by the coding sequence ATGTTATTTAGAGATTTTGGTCGTACTGGAATCAAAGTGTCACAGTTAGGAATAGGCATGTGGAGTTTAGTTACAGATTGGTGGGGTAGACCAGACAAGGCTAGAGATATTATCAAGGCGGCTATTGATTTGGATATAAATTTCTTTGACACCGCTGATATGTATGGTAATGGAAAGGCTGAGGAAATACTTGGTGATTCTGTAAAAACGAAAAGGGATAAGGTTATAATCCTAACCAAGATAGGATATGACTTTTATACCTCACCTGAGAGACCTAAACAAAGATATGATATAGAATATTTAAATATGACAGTAAAAAAATCATTAAAGAGACTTCAAACAGATTATATTGATATTTTAATGCTACATAATCCTAAATTGAAGGATATATCTAACAAGGACTTGCTGGAATTTATGAAGTCGCTCAAGTCAGATGGAATTGCTAGAGTTATTGGTGTAGCATTAGGTCCAACTCTGGGCTGGGAGAACGAAGGTCTAAAGGCTATAGAGGTCGGATATGAGAGCCTTGAACATATCTTCAATATTATCGAGCTCTATCCAGGGATGAGACTACTAAAACATAACATAGGTCACGTGGTGAGGGTTCCTCATTCCTCAGACGTATTGAATGATTCCAAGTGGCCACTAAGATATGATCCAAAGCTTCACAGACGCTTCAAAACTCAGGTGTGGATAGATAAGGCTGTTGAAAGGACTCTGGATCTTAGGAACTTCGCTTTAAGTAGGGGTTTAAAGCTAAACGAGCTTGCCCTAGCCTTCGTTTGGTCCTTCGAAAATGTATCTACAGTGGTTCCAAATATAACTACCATTGAGGAATTAAGGGAAAGTGAGAAATCTACTCGAGTTATTCTAAATGAGGATGACGTCGAATACATTATACAATATTATGAGAAAAATTATAAGGAACTAAATGAGGAAAGTATTAAAGAAACAGAGATTTATAAATGA
- a CDS encoding XTP/dITP diphosphatase produces the protein MKGEVRVVTSNEHKFAELKDLSGHKVRLVRIDSPKLEIQADSLEEIVRYSAVTFFSLFRFPLIVEDSGLFIEALNGFPGPYTNYVKRTLDNEGILKLMNGIENRRAIFRSVIGYIDVERLELFKGEINGHIGDKAEGDKGFGFDPIFIPNGYNISFAQMDLKEKNLISHRSQAFREFLRFYEKI, from the coding sequence ATGAAAGGAGAAGTAAGAGTCGTAACTAGTAACGAACACAAATTTGCCGAACTAAAGGATCTGTCTGGACATAAAGTTCGTTTAGTTAGGATAGATTCGCCTAAGCTTGAAATTCAAGCTGATAGCCTAGAGGAGATAGTTAGGTACTCGGCGGTTACCTTTTTCTCCTTGTTCAGATTCCCACTTATAGTTGAAGATAGTGGTTTATTTATAGAAGCGTTGAATGGATTTCCAGGTCCCTATACTAATTATGTAAAAAGAACACTAGATAACGAAGGTATCCTGAAACTCATGAACGGAATTGAAAATAGAAGAGCCATCTTTAGATCAGTTATCGGGTATATCGATGTAGAGAGGCTAGAGCTATTTAAAGGAGAAATAAATGGACACATAGGAGATAAGGCGGAAGGCGATAAAGGATTTGGATTTGACCCAATATTTATACCAAACGGTTACAATATCTCATTCGCACAAATGGACTTGAAGGAAAAGAACCTCATCTCTCATAGGAGCCAAGCATTTAGAGAGTTTTTGAGATTCTATGAAAAGATATGA